In one Massilia endophytica genomic region, the following are encoded:
- a CDS encoding alpha-L-fucosidase — translation MTKKRIPHLLSAVLLGLLTALPLRPAVAQGAESGQEARIKWWRDARFGMFIHWGLYAIPGRGEWMMWNEQVPVSEYAKLAGQFKPASFTPDAWAELAKEAGMKYMVFTARHHDGFAMFDDGANPFSSVKTAAKRDFVAGYVKAARKAGMGVGLYYSPMDWRFPGYFFPDMYRDSAVAMREQYHRQMKKLLSNYGKIDILWFDGGETDWLNFGADWGMATWTKRTEGQHYKGGFDWEHGKVHAMMRRLQPQIVINGRADMAEDFHAREGDAALGGFDNRHPWELCTTIAGAWGYQPNMQPKPLKHYIQLLANAAGRDGNLLLNVGPRPDGQVDPAQAERLREIGRWLGKYGESIYETRGGPFLPGEYGASTHRGNTVYVHVLKWQGEKLVLPAIPAKVLSAATLAGGKADVAQSADGIELSVPSGSRDDIDTIIALQLDSPAAGIEPVGK, via the coding sequence CGCTGCCCCTCCGGCCCGCAGTGGCCCAGGGCGCCGAATCCGGACAGGAGGCGCGCATCAAATGGTGGCGCGACGCACGCTTCGGCATGTTCATCCACTGGGGCCTCTACGCGATTCCCGGCCGGGGCGAGTGGATGATGTGGAACGAACAGGTGCCGGTGAGCGAGTATGCAAAGCTCGCAGGCCAGTTCAAGCCAGCCAGCTTCACCCCGGACGCCTGGGCCGAACTGGCGAAGGAAGCGGGCATGAAGTACATGGTGTTCACGGCCCGCCACCACGACGGTTTCGCCATGTTCGACGACGGCGCCAATCCCTTTTCCAGCGTGAAGACGGCGGCCAAACGCGACTTCGTGGCCGGCTACGTGAAAGCCGCCCGCAAGGCGGGAATGGGGGTGGGCCTGTACTACTCGCCGATGGACTGGCGCTTCCCCGGCTACTTCTTCCCCGACATGTACCGCGACAGCGCAGTGGCAATGCGCGAGCAATACCACCGCCAGATGAAGAAGCTGCTCTCGAACTACGGGAAGATCGATATCCTGTGGTTCGACGGCGGCGAGACCGACTGGCTCAATTTCGGCGCCGACTGGGGTATGGCCACCTGGACGAAGCGCACCGAAGGCCAGCATTACAAGGGTGGATTCGACTGGGAACACGGCAAGGTCCACGCCATGATGCGCCGCCTGCAGCCGCAAATCGTCATCAACGGCCGTGCCGACATGGCGGAAGACTTCCACGCGCGCGAGGGCGATGCCGCGCTGGGCGGCTTCGACAACCGGCATCCCTGGGAGCTCTGCACCACCATCGCTGGCGCGTGGGGCTACCAGCCCAATATGCAGCCCAAGCCGCTCAAGCACTACATCCAGCTGCTCGCCAATGCGGCGGGCCGCGACGGCAACCTGCTGCTCAATGTGGGACCGCGGCCGGACGGCCAGGTCGATCCGGCGCAGGCGGAGCGGCTGAGGGAGATCGGCCGCTGGCTTGGCAAGTATGGCGAGAGCATCTATGAAACGCGCGGAGGGCCCTTCCTGCCAGGCGAATACGGCGCGTCCACCCATCGCGGCAACACAGTCTACGTTCACGTGCTGAAGTGGCAGGGCGAGAAGCTGGTCCTCCCCGCGATTCCCGCCAAGGTTCTGAGCGCGGCCACGCTGGCGGGCGGCAAGGCGGATGTGGCGCAATCCGCCGATGGCATTGAACTTTCCGTGCCGTCCGGCTCCCGCGACGATATCGATACGATCATTGCGCTGCAGCTCGATTCGCCCGCTGCAGGAATTGAGCCCGTGGGCAAGTAA